GACTGGGGGCCGTCGCTCGACGGGCTGCGCATGGAAAACATCGTCACCTACGTGCGCCCCAACACGGAGCGCATGCACGCGAACTGGGACGACGTGCCGGCGGACATCAAGGACACGTTCGAACGTCTCGGCATCCCGCAGGCGGAGCGCAAGTCGCTGGCCGGCGTCGGCGCGCAGTACGATTCCGAGCTGGTCTATCATAACGTCAAGGCCGAGGTGGCGGCCCAGGGCGTGGTTTATACCGATCTGGAAAGCGCGCTGCGCGGCCCGTACGCGCGCATGATCGAAGAACATTTCATGAAGCTGGTGCCGCCGCGCGACCACAAGTTCGCGGCGCTGCACGGCGCGGTCTGGTCGGGAGGATCGTTCGTCTACGTGCCGCCGCGCGTGAAGGTGGAGATACCGCTGCAGTCGTATTTCCGCCTCAACGCGCCCGGCGCGGGGCAGTTCGAGCACACGCTGATCATCCTCGGCGAAGGGGCCGACCTGCACTTCATCGAAGGCTGCTCGGCGCCCAAGTACAACGTGGCCAACCTGCACGCCGGCTGCGTGGAGCTGTTCGTGGGCAAAAACGCCAGGCTGCGCTATTCCACGATCGAGAACTGGTCGAAGAATATGTACAATCTCAACACCAAGCGCGCCGTCGTCGAAGAAGGCGGCGTCATGGAATGGGTTTCGGGCTCGTTCGGCTCGCACGTGTCGTATCTCTACCCGATGACGATCCTGAATGGAGACGGCGCGCGCATGGAGTTCACCGGCGTCACCTTCGCCGGGCGCGGGCAGAATCTCGACACGGGCATGAAGGTCGTACACGCCGCGCCGTCAACCTCGTCGTACGTCAACACGCGCTCGATATCCAAGGACGGCGGCGTCAGCACCTTCCGCAGCGCCGTGGTCGTGAACGCCGCAGCGAAGCGCGCCAAGTCGTCGGTCTCGTGTCAGTCGCTGATGCTCGACGCGCTCAGCCGCAGCGACACGATCCCCGCCATGGAGATCCGCACGCCTGACGCCGACGTCGGCCACGAGGCCAAGATCGGCCGCATCAGCGACGAGTCGGTGTTCTATCTGATGTCGCGCGGCATTCCCGAGGATGAGGCGCGCGCGATGATCGTCAGCGGTTTCGCCGACAACGTGTCCAAGGAGCTGCCGCTGGAATACGCGGTGGAAATGAACAATCTGATCCGCCTGGAAATGAAAGGCAGCATCGGCTAGAGGAGGAAAACTTTCATGGATTCGATGGAGATGAAGGTCAATCGCCTGCCCGCGCCGACGTGGAACTGGCTGCGCATGAACGGAACGGAGACGGCCGCGCGGGTCGGCGGCGAGGGCGCGTTCGATTTCGAAATTCCCGCGGGCGTCGCGGGCGAAACGCTGTCCGCGCCGTCGCTGGACTGCGCTTCCGGCATGGGGCCGGACGTGGAACGGCTGGTGAAGGACGCGGCGCTGCCGGTCCGCAAATATACGGCCGCGGGAAAAGTGGACGAAGCGCTGCGTTTCGGCTTCGATTACGCGGACGGCGCGGCTGCGTTCAACGCCGTGGAGCTGGAGACGGGCGAAGGCGGCGCGCTGACGGCGGTCATGGACTTTCGTTCGGCCCCCGGCGCGGCGGGGTTCGCCGGCGTGCAGACGAAGATGGCGCTGGGGCGGAACTCGCTGCTGCGGCTGGTGCAGATCCAGCGCCTCGGGGGCGCGCTGACGTTTTTCAACGACGTAGGCGCGCGGTGCGCCGACGGCGCGCGCGTGGAACTGATCCAGCTGGCGCTAGGCGGCGGAAGCGTCTTCATGGGCGCGCAGTGCGCCCTCGAGGGCCGGGGCAGCGCGCTGAAGGCCGATATCGGCTATCTGCTGCGCGGAACCGAGCGGCTCGACATGAACTATACGGCGCTGCACGAAGGGCGCCGCACGCAAAGCGGGATCAACGCTTCCGGCGTGTTGCGGGACAAGGCCTTCAAACTGTTTCGCGGCACGATCGACTTTCGCCGCGGCGCCGCGCAGGCGTCGGGCAGCGAAAAAGAAGACGTGCTGCTGATGGACGACGGCGTCGTCAACCGGACGATCCCGCTGATCCTCTGCGGCGAGGACGACGTGGAGGGCGATCACGGCGCTACGGTCGGGCGCTTGGACGACCGGCTGCTGTTTTATCTCGAGTCCCGCGGCCTGAATCGCGAGGACGCGTACGAGATGATGGCCCGCGCGCGCGTCGCCGCCGTGGCCGCGAGGATCCCCGACGAACGGACGCGGCGCGGCGTGGAACGCTGGTTGAACGGAGGTGCGGACGATGAATGAAACGGAACTGAAACGGGAAGACGAGCGCCTGCGCGGCGACTTTCCGATTTTTGCCGATAAGGAACTGGTCTATCTCGACAACTCGGCGACGACGCAGAAACCAAAGCGCGTGCTGGACGCCGTGCGCGATTATTACGAGAAAAGCAACGCCAACCCGCTGCGCGGCCTTTACGGACTGAGCGTGGCGGCGACCGAGGCTTACGAAAACGCGCGCGCGGCCGTGCAGAAGTTCGTCAACGCCGCCGCGCCCGAGGAGATCGTCTTCACGCGCAACGCCACCGAGAGCCTGAACCTCGTGGCCTACAGCTACGGCATGAACTTTTTGCGCCCCGGCGACGAGATCCTCGTCAGCATCATGGAGCATCACAGCAATCTGCTGCCTTGGCAACAGGTCGCGCGAGCTTCCGGCGCGGCGTTGAAATTCGCCGACTGCGCGCCGGACGGCTCCCTGACGGCGGAAGCGTTCGCCGCGGCGCTGACGCCGCGCACGCGGCTGGCGGCGGTGACGCACGTTTCCAACGTGCTGGGCGTGGAAAACGATCTCAAAGCTTTTGCCGAACTGTGCCGCCGCAACGGCACGATCCTCGTCGCCGACGGCGCGCAGAGCGCGCCGCACCAGCCCGTGGACGTCCGGGACCTCGGCGTCGATTTTCTCGCCTTTTCCGGTCACAAAATGCTGGCGCCGATGGGCGTCGGCGTGCTGTACGGCCGGCGCGAACTGCTCGACAAAATGCCGCCGTTCCTCTACGGCGGCGAGATGATCGAGTCTGTCCGCCGCGACGGCGCGACCTACGCCGCCGCGCCGCACAAGTTCGAGGCCGGCACCGTCAACGCCGGCGGGGCT
The window above is part of the Pyramidobacter piscolens W5455 genome. Proteins encoded here:
- the sufB gene encoding Fe-S cluster assembly protein SufB; translation: MKEKTYVEDVDRSRYDFRFDGKDAYKVEEGLTAGIVGQISAEKNDPPWMREFRLEALKIYDELALPDWGPSLDGLRMENIVTYVRPNTERMHANWDDVPADIKDTFERLGIPQAERKSLAGVGAQYDSELVYHNVKAEVAAQGVVYTDLESALRGPYARMIEEHFMKLVPPRDHKFAALHGAVWSGGSFVYVPPRVKVEIPLQSYFRLNAPGAGQFEHTLIILGEGADLHFIEGCSAPKYNVANLHAGCVELFVGKNARLRYSTIENWSKNMYNLNTKRAVVEEGGVMEWVSGSFGSHVSYLYPMTILNGDGARMEFTGVTFAGRGQNLDTGMKVVHAAPSTSSYVNTRSISKDGGVSTFRSAVVVNAAAKRAKSSVSCQSLMLDALSRSDTIPAMEIRTPDADVGHEAKIGRISDESVFYLMSRGIPEDEARAMIVSGFADNVSKELPLEYAVEMNNLIRLEMKGSIG
- a CDS encoding SufB/SufD family protein, which encodes MDSMEMKVNRLPAPTWNWLRMNGTETAARVGGEGAFDFEIPAGVAGETLSAPSLDCASGMGPDVERLVKDAALPVRKYTAAGKVDEALRFGFDYADGAAAFNAVELETGEGGALTAVMDFRSAPGAAGFAGVQTKMALGRNSLLRLVQIQRLGGALTFFNDVGARCADGARVELIQLALGGGSVFMGAQCALEGRGSALKADIGYLLRGTERLDMNYTALHEGRRTQSGINASGVLRDKAFKLFRGTIDFRRGAAQASGSEKEDVLLMDDGVVNRTIPLILCGEDDVEGDHGATVGRLDDRLLFYLESRGLNREDAYEMMARARVAAVAARIPDERTRRGVERWLNGGADDE
- a CDS encoding aminotransferase class V-fold PLP-dependent enzyme, with protein sequence MNETELKREDERLRGDFPIFADKELVYLDNSATTQKPKRVLDAVRDYYEKSNANPLRGLYGLSVAATEAYENARAAVQKFVNAAAPEEIVFTRNATESLNLVAYSYGMNFLRPGDEILVSIMEHHSNLLPWQQVARASGAALKFADCAPDGSLTAEAFAAALTPRTRLAAVTHVSNVLGVENDLKAFAELCRRNGTILVADGAQSAPHQPVDVRDLGVDFLAFSGHKMLAPMGVGVLYGRRELLDKMPPFLYGGEMIESVRRDGATYAAAPHKFEAGTVNAGGAVGLAVAIEYIRSVGFGTIQRRENALCALALNEMKKMPHVHVLGSDDPLGHHGILSFTIDGVHPHDIAAICDEARICVRAGHHCAQPLLEHLGCRSTARASIAFYNTEEDIRRFIACLAGIRKKMGYNGK